In the genome of Triticum urartu cultivar G1812 chromosome 5, Tu2.1, whole genome shotgun sequence, one region contains:
- the LOC125510723 gene encoding probable LRR receptor-like serine/threonine-protein kinase At2g16250: MLPRSALLRLLLLAPLLLPLARGQPQPSLLRQDIQALYGLRASLGLRARDWPAKADPCAAWAGVACRADRVTRIRLGGLRRTRVGERSAAFAVDALRGLPALEEFNASGFPLPGRIPAWFGRGLPPSLAVLDLRSAGVDGELPLYLGMSGNLTTLVLAGNSLSGRIPASVFSSKALRILDLSNNNLTGELPDVSASAGDIAGALFNASGNSLYGAIGDVLGSLKKRFQVVDVSSNYFGQAATTGFQNGSEGPVYIKMNCLPGLPGQRSPGDCEDFFKRNGLPLPEPPQASPSPGKKGVRWKHVLAGVLGAAAIVVVLSLAALVFCLVRRGRRRPRGRGLEQNDDGIRSGRKSSSVNPMVMSPSRAANSPPKGLPAVVDELTYEQLHHVTGGFGDDNLVKHGRSGDIYRGVLESGLNVVVKKVDVKSSKKNIVELSFLVKKSHARIVPLLGHLVKDDEELLVYKYMSRGDLTTALHRKPADAEVGLSSLDWITRLKIAIGVAEALCFLHDECSPPLVHRDIQASSVLLDDKFEVCLGSLSEICLQPSDGSRSFFSRMLRSSKSLDKNMSGPPASRTYDIYCFGKVLLELITGKFGVSGSNDTDSEEWLASTLDYIETHDKENVINIVDPSLVVDEDHLEEVWAVSIVAKTCLNPKPSRRPLARYILKALENPLGVVREELFSSPSSARLTSTSSRSSWRSAFHGHSYQYSEVQTSGKVPTCRQSAKSEGSDEEENSFSFKKASQEMLPDPVELEDRAVV; the protein is encoded by the exons ATGCTTCCGCGCAGCGCcctcctccgcctgctgctgctcgcgccgctgctgctgccgctcGCCCGGGGCCAGCCGCAGCCGTCGCTCCTGCGGCAGGACATCCAGGCGCTCTACGGTCTGCGCGCGTCCCTGGGCCTGCGCGCGCGGGACTGGCCCGCCAAGGCCGACCCCTGCGCCGCCTGGGCCGGCGTCGCCTGCCGCGCCGACCGCGTCACGAGGATCCGGCTGGGCGGGCTCCGCCGCACCCGCGTGGGGGAACGCAGCGCCGCCTTCGCCGTCGACGCGCTGCGCGGGCTCCCGGCGCTCGAGGAGTTCAACGCCTCCGGGTTCCCGCTCCCCGGCCGGATCCCGGCCTGGTTCGGCCGCGGCCTCCCGCCGTCGCTCGCCGTCCTCGACCTCCGCTCGGCCGGCGTCGATGGCGAGCTGCCCCTCTACCTCGGCATGTCCGGGAACCTGACCACCCTCGTTCTAGCCGGTAACAGCCTCTCCGGCCGGATTCCGGCGTCAGTTTTCTCCAGTAAGGCTCTCCGGATCCTTGACCTTTCCAACAACAACCTCACCGGGGAGCTTCCCGACGTGTCTGCCTCCGCCGGTGACATAGCAGGAGCTCTGTTTAACGCCTCGGGGAATTCACTCTACGGTGCGATTGGCGATGTCCTGGGGTCCCTCAAGAAGAGGTTTCAGGTGGTCGATGTGTCTAGCAATTACTTTGGCCAAGCGGCCACCACTGGATTTCAGAATGGCTCTGAGGGACCAGTCTACATCAAGATGAATTGCTTGCCAGGCCTACCAggccagcgcagccctggtgatTGTGAGGATTTCTTTAAGAGGAATGGATTGCCATTGCCAGAACCACCACAAGCATCCCCATCACCGGGCAAGAAAGGCGTCAGGTGGAAACATGTACTAGCTGGAGTTCTTGGAGCTGCAGCTATTGTGGTTGTCCTTTCACTTGCAGCACTGGTGTTTTGCTTGGTGAGGAGGGGGAGAAGGAGGCCTAGAGGAAGAGGGCTGGAGCAGAACGACGACGGCATCCGCTCTGGTCGCAAGAGCAGCAGTGTGAATCCGATGGTGATGTCACCATCCCGGGCAGCAAACAGTCCACCCAAGGGTTTGCCTGCCGTCGTGGATGAGCTCACCTATGAGCAGTTGCACCATGTCACCGGAGGCTTTGGAGATGATAACCTTGTCAAGCATGGGCGCTCTGGGGACATCTATCGTGGTGTCTTAGAGAGTGGCTTAAATGTTGTCGTAAAAAAGGTCGACGTGAAGAGCAGTAAGAAGAACATAGTGGAATTAAGCTTTCTTGTTAAAAAATCCCATGCCAGGATTGTTCCATTGCTGGGGCATTTGGTCAAGGATGACGAGGAATTGCTAGTGTACAAGTACATGTCAAGGGGAGATTTGACAACTGCACTGCACAGGAAGCCAGCAGATGCTGAAGTGGGGTTATCTTCATTGGATTGGATAACAAGACTGAAGATTGCAATTGGCGTAGCTGAGGCCCTGTGCTTCCTTCACGATGAATGTAGTCCACCATTGGTTCACAG AGATATCCAAGCAAGCAGTGTTCTTCTTGATGACAAATTTGAAGTGTGCCTTGGAAGTTTGAGTGAAATCTGCCTTCAACCAAGTGATGGAAGCAGGAGTTTCTTCTCTAGGATGTTGAGATCATCAAA GTCTCTCGACAAGAACATGTCAG GTCCACCTGCTAGCCGCACATATGATATTTACTGCTTTGGAAAGGTGCTACTAGAGCTAATCACCGGGAAATTTGGCGTGAGTGGCTCAAACGACACCGACTCAGAGGAGTGGTTGGCAAGCACTTTAGATTACATTGAAACCCATGACAAGGAGAATGTCATAAATATTGTAGACCCTTCACTTGTTGTGGACGAAGACCACCTAGAAGAAGTATGGGCAGTCTCCATTGTAGCGAAGACATGCCTGAATCCAAAGCCCTCCAGGCGGCCTCTTGCTCGGTACATCTTGAAAGCGCTGGAGAACCCGCTAGGGGTGGTGCGGGAAGAGCTCTTCTCGAGCCCCAGTTCAGCTCGGCTCACAAGTACCTCATCCCGAAGCTCTTGGCGTTCTGCTTTCCATGGGCACTCGTACCAGTACTCCGAGGTGCAAACATCAGGGAAAGTACCTACCTGTAGGCAGTCAGCAAAATCCGAAGGAAGCGACGAGGAGGAAAATTCCTTCTCCTTCAAGAAGGCTTCGCAGGAGATGCTCCCGGATCCAGTAGAGCTGGAAGACAGAGCTGTTGTGTAG